The sequence below is a genomic window from Sander lucioperca isolate FBNREF2018 chromosome 10, SLUC_FBN_1.2, whole genome shotgun sequence.
GGGAGGCAAATTCGCTTCTTGGGGAAAACAAAAGTCTTTCACCCAGAAAATGCGTATTCGttcccacaaccttttcctaaaTGTTCCTAGTGGTTTAGGGCCTAAACTTATCTGCCGTCGCTGCATAAtgttttgtcagctaaactcaactgccgcAACCTCCTGGAGctttgtacccggctcacagtcaccttttctgggGCATAACTCAGTTACCAACGGCTGCTGATACAAGTGAAAGCTCTtagagctctgtagccggcgtctcgtgaccagccggcggtctcctaatagcgtaggatatcatacaaattggtgtgcatacattttcgtacgatatcgtACGCACCCCTTAATGAGATTGCGTTGTTATGGTAAAACCTATGTACTTTTAGTAGAAGTAGTAGtcgaatgcaggacttttacttgtaattgagtatttttacactgtggtattgttaCTTGTACTTAAAGGTACTaaaagacttataaaactaactttctgtcatatttactCAAACTGACCCTAtattcgagtagaactacatgaagttttaatttaaaaggaaatctggctcctctggctccacctacagcctgtagtgcgatttgcaaaaatccaccgctccctgtccagatgcaccaatcagggccagggggggtgtctaactgcatgtcaatcactgctcatgcacacgcattcattctcccttgtggggggaggggcttaggtgACAGTTTTGGGCTtaagcagaaagggggggagggactgagaagttgtcgatgttcaaatctTTTGGCTAAGTcatggatcttcgcaatcctacctatggcacctttaagtaaaggatctgagaagttcttccaccactggtttggACTGAACTTTTGTACCTTAACAAAACAGAgtgcctttttattttatttttaggaatACATTGCCTGTTTTTTGTGGACATTGATTGCCCACCTGCATCAGGAGCGCCTGTTTTGCATCACGTTGCTGTTGCTGGGTCACTGCTGCTTGTTAATACCACTTTATGTCAGACAGGGAGCATGTTATAAGAGATGAGTTTCACACCATGTTTATATTTAACACATCCAAATCAAACCCAGGAGAGCAGCCGCTgcatatttcatgttttcagagaAACAAGCTTCCACACAGCAGCTACACATCCTGGACCCCTGACAACGGCTCTCTTTGGGCCCTGAAAGAATATATTATCTTTACAATCACGGCATGTTTAATGCAGAAGGACAAAACTGTGGAGCACCAAGTTTCTCTGTTTCCCTTTTCCGCCGTCTGTCATCCTTATGTAATATTCAGTGTGTAAGTGACAGTGTTAGACAGGGAACCTAGCAAAAGGGAATGAATGATCACAGGAATAGTAGCATTAGATCTATTAATAAGGAAAGCcagttaaaatatttaaaaacggCAGCAGCCATTGATCTGCTGGAAGTGGGACACTACCAGAGGCTTCGTCTCTCTTAACTCTTATGACCCTCAGTTTCTCATTTCGTGGATTTGTCTTTGAGCTTTCTCCTCTCTTGTTTTCCTCCTTTCCTCCCCTTTCTTTTGTCCTTCATTTATTAATGcttgctgtgctgtgctgcgcTGTGAGGTTAAGTGAGGATATTCTCTGAAAAGAGCTCCTTCAAAACATCCCCTGAACTCCAGCAACAGCGACAGCAGCagcactacaataatactacTGATACTATTaataaattacaatttacaattTGCAACACTCATCCTATTTTATCGGAGAAGTTAAACGTCCCAACCGGGATGCAGGCGTTATCAGCGGGTAACCTCTGTATAAGACCGCGtctaattagggctgcacaatatagtgttttttttaattgtgatgGTGATATCAACTGGAGCAATAAACACAAATTGCAAAAGGATGCGACATATTGCGAAaaacactcagagatttttagtgttagttgaaagaaaatatgagTAGAAAActtcaatttaaaatgtttctttttttagtggtacCTTTTAGATTAAATTCAATGTTcgatttgttcaataaaagaaagttggaaatgatttcctttaatttattttaaattcaacaagcagtttgttgtattttagcagaatactgaaagcagcagaaatgcataactgagtacactttaatatctgtagcTATTTATCGTACGTAATATCGCTATCTCAAtattcaacgttatcgcatgaagcatattttcctcatatcgtgcagccccaCTTCTAATTCACAATAATGACCGGCATGCTCTACAATATCCCCAACATAAGCAagtctataaaatgtttgtCAGGTAGAGATGTAATGGTTACAATATGTTCAGACAGTGAGAGTTCTTCTgccggtaacactttataataaccatcgcTAATAAATGGCAAATTGATAgttatttaaactttattttatagttattttactgttaacaaacaatgaaattattgataattattgatttaaataatgtttactaattattagtaataaaaaaaatagttatcaCCTAATTTATGCTATTTTATCAATAGAttagtgtaatataaaataagtttATACATTTAGATAGTTAATACATTGTCACtggttaataattgttttgtaaaccatctataaacattatgtGGCCATTGTAAAGTTGCAACTAATGCTTATAAAAATAAGTTAATGATTAACAAAtggtttataaagcatcaaGTAACATTCATTTGGCcccattaaatctttttttggcAATCTATAAAAGAgatgattatttgattatttgtaCACTGATAATATCTATCCTAATGATGctttacaaaaaaatgattaacCATTAACAAGACATTATATTCATCAGATGCAACTTTATAaccatccaaataatgtttattgacggtttatatttataaataaatacatttcttaattattaacaaatactcaatataatacataaaaatgttatgttgtgagcaaaaacaaactattaaaataacattatatatgtattatatattatatataattatactaCTACTGTAACTACTgtaataattagtaaacattattaattattatttagttgTGGTTCACAGTAAAATAACCATTAACTTaagtttaattaactatcaatttaccatttattagtgatggttattataaagtgttacccttcTGCCACCTTCTGGTAAAACAATCAttcaatgcagctttaaggttgCCTGGACTACTGAgtgattttaaaatgaacaattttttttattggacaCTTCTCACCCTTCACTTCCCCACCagctccccccctcctccaccatGAGCCTCCCCTCCAGCTCGAGGGTCCGGGCGGAGCTGTATAGTGACAGCGCCTCTCCGCTGTCTCAGGACTCCAGTGTTTCCTTCAACGAGACGACGGCATCCTGCGTCAAAGACCCCCTCGACTTCCTCATCATCAACGTTGGGGGAAGTCGCTACATGCTGTCCCAGGAGTTGCTGGCGTCCCACCCGGAGACCCGGCTGGGGAGACTGGCTTGCTGCAGCCGAGACTCGGCGCTGGAGCTCTGCGACGATGCCGACTTCCTGGAGAACGAGTTCTTCTTTGACCGAAACTCACAGACCTTCCAGTAGGTGGCGCCTAGATCTCTTACCTGAAAAATGCATGGTGTCCTGTTGTAATAATAACACCATAACTtgcaatgtaaaaaatataCCAAAGTCAAACATTTCTACAGTATATCATACTTAATTTAGGCACAGAAGATAATAAAGTTGAAGTTAATAAAAGTGCAAAACCTTTAAAGTGTTTAAAGCTTTAGAGCGCAactatttttacattaatgaacgtccgttacattcaagccattgccaaatgagttgatacaaagctgaTTAAGACTATCCGCTTCACCGAACTCTCTCTGTATTACTCAGaatggctatgtttagaaagTGGTGTCGTCTGGCACAGaaaatcgagtgaagataatgacctcttctgaagagtccatcctgttttttttaatcctccgtgtcctccttggctactagcagctgcGTGGAGGATTGGTGGGGTCCGTGCGCAATCACGGACgtcttgtatcatgtggactcCCCaaaagttttgttgtcattacttagaattcttcatgggggcgacagaaaatATGCACTATATCTTTTAATCATTTGACACCAGTGTGATACGGAAATTAAGTGCAAAGATCAACTTCTTTTAAGTTATGTACGAATAATCCACATAGACATTCATAAACTGGAACAAACTTTTATGAATAAATTTGGAATaagcttttacatttaaatTACGTTGTGTATGTGAAGCCAGTACAGGATTTGGGACAGATGTGGTGAGGCATCCGTCCGGTCAGGCTTGATTAAAATTATGCTTAATCTCAGTTCGCGTAAACCGGTTAAAATTCATATTTTGAATTAAGTCTTTGAAGATCCAATCATCAATGAAGCGTATGTCACGCAAGagagacaataaaacaaattaaatgatCAAAGTTGTCAAATTGACATTTAGGGTGTGTTTATTAATTCACATCAACTCATCCACACTCCACCTTTAAAGTTGCCAGTAGCTGCCAGTGGTAGCCTTTGAGTGtcacatttaaataaagtattttttctcAGTCTGTAGGGGCAGCAAGACATCCTTTCATTTTTATAGTTATAGTTGACTAATGTATGAAAACTCCACCATAGGAACAGGGGTTAAATAACCTCCCAAATGAGTCACAATAACCACATAACTGTGCATATTTACGCTCGGATACTCAAATAGCACTGGCTAATATTCATAAATGACTTCTTCTGTAAACCTGTACTTCTTTTAATATCTGTGCTGACAGAATgcttcctgtctctgtgtgccTCTGCTGACAGGTATGTGATGAACTACTACCGTACGGGTCACCTGCATGTGAGGGAGGAGTTGTGTGAGATCTCCTTCCTGCAGGAGATCGAATACTGGGGCATTGACGAGCTTCGCATCCACCCCTGCTGCCGCGAGCGCTACTACCGCCgcaaggagcagaaggagaacCTGGACGTACGGCGAGTGTATGAGCCCGAGGACAACGATGAGGACTTTGTGGGTGCTGCTTGCCCGGCTCTCCGCCGATGCCTGTGGGATCTACTTGAGAAACCCGAATCATCCCGTGCTGCTCGCACCTTCGGCTCGCTCTCTGTCTTCTTCGTGATTGTGTCAGTCATCAACATGGTGCTGATCTCGCTAGATTTAGGGGAGGACTTTGGTGTGAGCGACGTTGGTTTCGGTGCACTGCTGCTGTTCGACGCCCTGGAGTACGTGTGCGTGGTGTGGTTCACGGGCGAGTTGGCACTTCGGTTTCTCTGCGTGAGGGATAAGTGTCGCTTCAGTCGAAGTATTCCCAACGTGATCGACCTGCTGGCCATCCTGCCGTTCTACGTGACGCTGGCGGTGGAGAGCCTCCATGGAGGATCCACAGAGCTGGAGAACATGGGCCGTGTGGTGCAGGTCCTCCGACTCCTCAGGTCGCTCCGTATGTTGAAGCTGGGACGACACTCGACAGGTAAACAGACGCTTTAgtattgtcaaaaaacacatttgaatttttcaaaataattgtTTGCCTTCTGATCCAGTTGCTGCCCAGTCGTTCACATTTATATtattctacacattttcagttccagactgaaatatctaaaCAACTATCTGATGGATTGTGATGAAATGTAATACCTCGGTGATCCTTGAACTTTTGATCTAGCGCGGTCAACATGTTGatgtgtccaatactttggtgaccaaatacctgcagaactaaTGACATTGCCATTACGGGTAGGGGAACAATTGATTCCTAGATGCATTACGATTCTCTCTTGAAAGATTATGTATCGATTGTGATTGCTaatttgggtttttttgttAACCGATCATTAAGCAATAATCGATAAAGCAGGCAACGGAGTCCCAGTTCACCCGTCCAGGAGGCCTGGACATTTTCACATTGCGAACAGCTGCAGACTTGTACCGGTTGCGCAGCCATGATGTTGCGTGCATTGTTGTGGATAAGAATTTAATATTCATCAATGCAAAAGACTCAACAAGACAACACGAGAGACACAAACTAAGGCTAAACTGTCGGATTACATTTGAAATGTACTCATGTAGAAAGTGCAGGTTGTTTTCAAGGAAAGGAGTAAACAAGAAAAAGATAtgggtcatttaaaaaaaaatagatgccACAAAGCTCAGATATAAACAGATCTTTTTTCAGCCTGTCAGGGGATTTCAGTTTTTGTTATTAGCAGCCATAGAGACAAAAGGAAATTGGAAATGATCTACAATGAGAAGCTGCTGCTGTGAGATTACAGCCGGGGAGGTTTGCTGGCGAcgacaaaaataaatattattgaattaatattctttttttatggcAAATTCaggagacggagggaggggagggagagtgtgtgtgattatATGTGAGTATATTTGCATGTGAGCTCATCAAACTGGGACACGCTTTTGATCTGGGTGATTTTTGGAAGGATGATAATCCCTGGACGTGACTGATGAATAATGGAGAACATGGAGACTAGGGTTGGAGGAGAgcgaaaagaaaaaggaaaacgagaaaaaaggaagtgaagCGACATGTGTATGTTGAGAGTTGTTGTAATAATGTTGATACTTTGTGTCAGGAAATCCCATCCTTCCATTATAAAGCAATAGGaaacaaaatccacagtccttgttctgtgtaaaaatgcaactaatttaattttatataaCATCAGGTTTCCAGACTTTCCTCCCAGGAAAAACGCCCACataggttgtttgttcaagcagcaattacgacttaTAGTTATGTTTATAGTGACGGTGCCCTCTAGTGCCCGTAGTAGttatgacaggagcaaagcagAAACTAATGTGACGTAATAAAGCATAAGAGCACCAAACAAACAGGAATTTTACCCAGGATACTGTGGTTTGTGTCCcgattgaaaataaaaatcattttgATTTTCACACTTTTTACTCTCTGAACTGATTTGACGTATTGAGTTTTTGATTTGGAGTATTGagtaaactgtaaaaaaaactgatttatttATTCTAAAATGTAAAGAAGCGCTGAAAAGAC
It includes:
- the kcnv1 gene encoding potassium voltage-gated channel subfamily V member 1 yields the protein MSLPSSSRVRAELYSDSASPLSQDSSVSFNETTASCVKDPLDFLIINVGGSRYMLSQELLASHPETRLGRLACCSRDSALELCDDADFLENEFFFDRNSQTFQYVMNYYRTGHLHVREELCEISFLQEIEYWGIDELRIHPCCRERYYRRKEQKENLDVRRVYEPEDNDEDFVGAACPALRRCLWDLLEKPESSRAARTFGSLSVFFVIVSVINMVLISLDLGEDFGVSDVGFGALLLFDALEYVCVVWFTGELALRFLCVRDKCRFSRSIPNVIDLLAILPFYVTLAVESLHGGSTELENMGRVVQVLRLLRSLRMLKLGRHSTGLKSLGLTITECYEEVGLLLLFLGVGISIFATVVFTLERDLPATTFTSVPAAWWWATTSMTTVGYGDIRPDTAVGKVLAFLCILSGILILALPIAIINERFSACYFTMKVKDAAMRQSEMLKRLARGSVGGMGEGGAGRGVNLRDAYARSILEMLRLHGAERVSTRSSGGEEMWW